A region from the Vanacampus margaritifer isolate UIUO_Vmar chromosome 5, RoL_Vmar_1.0, whole genome shotgun sequence genome encodes:
- the LOC144051930 gene encoding claudin-4-like codes for MVSLGRQMLGFILAIIGFLGTIIVCALPMWKVTAFIGANIVTAQVIWEGLWMNCVTQSTGQMQCKIYDSLLALPQDLQAARALVVIAIILAAFGVILGIAGGKCTNFVNDPTAKAKVAIAAGVVFICAGVMVLIPVCWSANTIIRDFYNPILTNAQRRELGAALYIGWGTAALLLLGGALLCSSCPPKDGPEYPVKYSGARSTATSRAYV; via the coding sequence ATGGTGTCGCTGGGCCGCCAGATGCTGGGCTTCATCCTGGCCATCATCGGCTTCTTGGGAACCATCATCGTGTGCGCCCTTCCCATGTGGAAGGTGACCGCCTTCATCGGCGCCAACATCGTGACGGCGCAGGTCATCTGGGAGGGCTTGTGGATGAACTGCGTCACGCAGAGCACGGGCCAGATGCAGTGCAAGATCTACGACTCCCTGCTGGCTCTTCCCCAGGACCTCCAGGCCGCCCGGGCCCTGGTGGTCATCGCCATCATCCTGGCCGCCTTCGGGGTCATCCTGGGGATCGCCGGAGGAAAGTGTACCAACTTCGTGAACGACCCGACGGCCAAAGCTAAGGTGGCGATCGCGGCGGGCGTGGTCTTCATCTGCGCGGGGGTCATGGTGCTCATCCCCGTGTGCTGGTCGGCCAACACCATCATCCGGGATTTCTACAACCCCATCCTGACCAACGCGCAGAGGAGGGAGCTGGGCGCGGCGCTCTACATCGGCTGGGGTACGGCGGCGCTGCTCCTCCTGGGCGGGGCGCTCTTGTGCAGCTCGTGCCCACCTAAGGACGGACCGGAGTACCCCGTCAAGTACTCGGGTGCAAGATCCACCGCCACCAGTCGGGCCTACGTCTGA